Part of the Senegalia massiliensis genome, TTGAATTACTTGGCATAACAGTAGTTGCAGGAAATCAAGTATTAGAAAAAACAGTAAAAAACACTCTAAATGTGTGTTCTCATATAGATATAAGAGTTCCTATAGCAGCAGGAATGTCAAGACCTATGGTTAGAGAACAAATAATTGCTGATGATATACATGGTGAAACTGGATTAGATGGTCCAGATTTTGGTGAAATTACAGTTGAATTAGATAAAAGACATGCAGTAGATTTTATTATTGATACACTTTTGGAATCTGATGGGGATATAACATTAGTACCTACAGGGCCTTTATCAAATATAGCTATGGCAATGAGAAAAGAACCTAAAATAGTAGACAAGATTAAAAAAATTGTATTAATGGGAGGCGCTTATACATTAGGTAATGTAACACCTTCAGCAGAATTTAATATTTTAGTAGATCCAGAAGCAGCACATATAGTATTTACATCAGGAAGACCAATAGTAATGATGGGATTAGATTTAACTAGACAAGCATTAGCAAAACAAGAAGTTGTAGATAAAATAAATACAATAGGAAATAAAGCTTCAGATTTATTTGTAGATATTATAGAGTTCTTTACAAAAACACAAAAAGAAGTTTTTGGATGGGAAGCACCACCAACACATGATCCTACAACTGTAGCATATTTAATTGATCCTTCAATAGTAGAAACTAAATCAATGTATACAGAAATAGAAATTTGGAGTCAATTATCATATGGTAGAACAATATGTGACTTCTTTAATATAACAGGTAAAGAACCAAATGCAGAAATAGCTATAAACTTAGATTTTGATAAGTATTGGAATTTAATATATGACACATTAAAAATGTATAGTTAGGGTGAAAAATATGGATGAAAAATTATTAGAAACCTTTGAAAAAAATAAAGAAGAATACTTAAATATCTTAAAGAAATTAGTATCTATAGATACTCAATTATTAGGTCATGGAATATTAGGTGGAAAGGAAAAAGAAGGACAAGAATATATAGAAGAAATATTTAAGAATTTAAATGCAGATGAAATATTCAAAGAACCTATGAAGGAAGAAACTATAGAACAAGCATATAGAGAACATAATGAAGGTAATCTAGGTCATAACTATAAAGATAGATACAATGTAATTGCAAAATTTAATGGCAAATCTAAAGGAAAATCCATATTATTTAATGGACATATAGATACTATGCCTCCAGGAGAACTTTCAAAATGGAAAGAGGATCCACATAGGCCATATGAAAAAGAAGGAAAATTATATGGATTAGGAACTGCAGATATGAAATCAGGCTTAATGGCATCTATAATGGCAGTTAAACTTATAAAAGATGCTGGATATGAAATACCTGTAGATGTAACTATAACCTCTGTTGTAGATGAAGAAGGTGGGGGAAATGGATCTATAGCAGCTATAATGAATGGTCATAAAGCAGATACTGCTGTTGTATGTGAACCTTCTGAAAATAATATAATAGCAGCACATATGGGATTTGTATTCTTTGAAGTAAAAGTAAAAGGAGTAGCACTACATTCAGGATATAAATGGAATGGAGTAAATGCAATAGAAAAAGCTATAAAATTGATACTAGCTTTAAACGAAATGGAACATAATTGGCTTATGAAATATAAGCATCCTCTATTACCTCCACCAACATTAAATATAGGAGTAATAGAAGGAGGTACTGCAGGGTCTACAGTACCTGATGAATGTACATTTAAGTTATGCTTGCATTACTTACCCAAAGTTATGAATTATGATCAAGTAGTAAAGGAAGTAACAGAAACTATAAACTTACGTGCTAAAGGGGATGACTGGTTACAGGATCATATGCCTGAAATATCAATATATCAAGCAGGTGGAGCATTTGAAGTTGATTTAGAAGATGAATTTGTAAAATTAGCTAAAAGGTCTATGGAACAAGTGGTAGGGGACACACAATTACTTGGAGGAGCTGCAGGAAATGATGCTAGATTATTTTCAAATATATTAGAAGTTCCAACAATAATAATGGGACCTGGATATGCTAAACAATGTCATAGTCCTAATGAATATGTAAATATAGAAGACTATTTTAATTTTATAAAGATATATGCTAATTTGATATTAAATATGAATAAAGAATAAAATATATTAGGAGGAATTTATTATGAGTAGAATTTTATTTGCAGGAGAAACTTGGTTTACACATACTTTACATGTGAAAGGATTTGATTCTTTCACAACTAGTTCTTATGGTGAAGGTATAAAATGGATAAAGGAAGCTTTAGAAGAAGGTGGAAATGAAGTAGTCCATGTTCCTAATCACAAAGTACAAGAAGACTTTCCATATACATTAGAAGAATTAAAAGAATATGATTTAGTTATTCTTTCTGACATAGGATCAAACACATTATTATTACCTGATTCAACATTTGTAAAAAGTGAAAAAAATCCAGATAGATGTGAATTAATAAAAGAATATGTAATGGATGGTGGAGCATTTATCATGATTGGTGGATATATGGCATTCACAGGAATAGATGCAAAGTCTAGATATGGAGAAACTGCTATAAAAGATATATTACCAGTTAAATGCTTAGAAAAAGATGATAGAGTAGAATTGCCACAAGGAATTACACCAGTAATAGAAAAAGAACATGAAATTTTAAATGGTGTAGATAATGATTGGCCACATTTCTTAGGGTATAATAAAACTATTGCAAAAGAACATGCAACAGTATTAGCAACAATAGGAAATGATCCATTTATAGCTGTAGCAGAA contains:
- a CDS encoding nucleoside hydrolase, giving the protein MVKERIILDVDPGHDDAIAIMLAAKNPKIELLGITVVAGNQVLEKTVKNTLNVCSHIDIRVPIAAGMSRPMVREQIIADDIHGETGLDGPDFGEITVELDKRHAVDFIIDTLLESDGDITLVPTGPLSNIAMAMRKEPKIVDKIKKIVLMGGAYTLGNVTPSAEFNILVDPEAAHIVFTSGRPIVMMGLDLTRQALAKQEVVDKINTIGNKASDLFVDIIEFFTKTQKEVFGWEAPPTHDPTTVAYLIDPSIVETKSMYTEIEIWSQLSYGRTICDFFNITGKEPNAEIAINLDFDKYWNLIYDTLKMYS
- a CDS encoding M20 family metallopeptidase, which codes for MDEKLLETFEKNKEEYLNILKKLVSIDTQLLGHGILGGKEKEGQEYIEEIFKNLNADEIFKEPMKEETIEQAYREHNEGNLGHNYKDRYNVIAKFNGKSKGKSILFNGHIDTMPPGELSKWKEDPHRPYEKEGKLYGLGTADMKSGLMASIMAVKLIKDAGYEIPVDVTITSVVDEEGGGNGSIAAIMNGHKADTAVVCEPSENNIIAAHMGFVFFEVKVKGVALHSGYKWNGVNAIEKAIKLILALNEMEHNWLMKYKHPLLPPPTLNIGVIEGGTAGSTVPDECTFKLCLHYLPKVMNYDQVVKEVTETINLRAKGDDWLQDHMPEISIYQAGGAFEVDLEDEFVKLAKRSMEQVVGDTQLLGGAAGNDARLFSNILEVPTIIMGPGYAKQCHSPNEYVNIEDYFNFIKIYANLILNMNKE
- a CDS encoding glutamine amidotransferase; its protein translation is MSRILFAGETWFTHTLHVKGFDSFTTSSYGEGIKWIKEALEEGGNEVVHVPNHKVQEDFPYTLEELKEYDLVILSDIGSNTLLLPDSTFVKSEKNPDRCELIKEYVMDGGAFIMIGGYMAFTGIDAKSRYGETAIKDILPVKCLEKDDRVELPQGITPVIEKEHEILNGVDNDWPHFLGYNKTIAKEHATVLATIGNDPFIAVAEYGKGKSAVFTSDCAPHWGPTEFVEWKYYNKFWNNLIDWVTK